TTTTCATTGACCGGGCTGAAGATTTTTTTCAGAGCCGGGTAGACTCCGCTTTTATCCTTAATTGTTACAACCGTAAACCTCGGATGATCAATTTTCCTGTAAGCCGTCCTTAAGGTGCTGGTGTAAAAATAGCTGCTTTCTATTTCGCCGTAGCCGACGAAGTTGCATAAATTCAAAAGTTCGCTGATCAGGCGTGTGCACGCTTCGTTGTCCGAACCCAGGTTATCGCCGTCAGAAAAATGAAAAGCATAGATGTTGTAGTCGGAAGGGTTGTACCTCTTTTCAATGATCTCAAGAGCAAGTTTATAAACTGTGGAGCAGCGCGTTCCGCCGCTGGTACCTTTGGTAAAAAATTCTTCTTCCGTAGTTTCCCTGGCTTCGGCGTCGTGAGACAGGAATCTGATTTGAACGTTCTCGTATTTGGTCCTTAAAAAGCGCACCATCCAGAAAAAGAAGCTGCGGGCAATATATTTTTCAAAAATGCCCATCGACCCCGAGGTATCCATCATGGCCAGGATAACGGCGTTGGACTCGTGCTTTTGAGTGAGGTCCCAGGTTTTATAGCGCAGGTCCTCTTTGGTAATTTCCTTGAGGTTTTGATTGCCTTTCAGGGCATTTCTTTTGATTGCCTCTAAAATGGTGTGTTTGCGGTCGATATTACTGCTGATTCCTTTTTTCCGGATGTCCTTGAACTCGACGGAATCCGAGGTAAGCTCCGGTTTCTTTTTGGGCTCAAGGTAGGGCAGGCCTAAATCCTCAAAAAGGATTTTGGCTAATTCTTCAAGAGTGATTTCAGCCTCGTAGTAATCAATGCCCGGCTGGTCCCCCGCTCCCTTTTCACGCCCGGCTCCGCCCTGAGAATCGGAGCCAAG
This portion of the Desulfotomaculum sp. genome encodes:
- a CDS encoding sporulation protein YhbH; translation: MPLYIISREDWSLHRKGEIDRQRHHDKVKEAIKKNLADIVSEESIIMSDQEKIIKVPIRTLDEFHFRYDQGKRSHSGQGDGDSKVGDVLGSDSQGGAGREKGAGDQPGIDYYEAEITLEELAKILFEDLGLPYLEPKKKPELTSDSVEFKDIRKKGISSNIDRKHTILEAIKRNALKGNQNLKEITKEDLRYKTWDLTQKHESNAVILAMMDTSGSMGIFEKYIARSFFFWMVRFLRTKYENVQIRFLSHDAEARETTEEEFFTKGTSGGTRCSTVYKLALEIIEKRYNPSDYNIYAFHFSDGDNLGSDNEACTRLISELLNLCNFVGYGEIESSYFYTSTLRTAYRKIDHPRFTVVTIKDKSGVYPALKKIFSPVNEKPA